The DNA region TCATCAAAATCAACAATTTGACGGTGAACTTTTAAATGTAGAATTTCTTTTAACTTTTTATTAACATTGGGATTAAATGTGTACCTGAATTCATGAACAGAATATTTACTGAAGTAGAACTTACTTTGTATCATTCCACTTCCAATCTGACTTGCAAAATACTGTAAAGTAGTTTCCAGTTAACCGATGCAAAGCATCATttttaaactattaaattattaggTTTTTTTACAGATCGTAACCGGATAATGTAACTTACAGTCAATAAACAAACGTTGCCACATTTTTCAGCTAACTTCTCACCAATTTTGCATGCAATACTTGTTGGGCTATATTTTTTACAGtggaaaatgaaaaataacaaaattacGTATTGCAATTAATGTATTCATTTGCTTGGAAATAACCACATATTTGAAGACCTTTAGCTGCACAATATGAGTCTACCTATCATTCAATTTTGATAAACATGAATTTTGACTAACATGATACAAAGCTGTTTCCAGCATTGGTGTCAAATTTATGACACTGTGAAATAGCGGAATATAGTCAGTAATGATTatttgtgaatcacagttttGATCACTTAAAAGAATACCATTGACGGAACTCTCTGGATGCTTGGCAGCATGTAAAACCATCTTTAAAAATGCAAGTTCACCAATATGTACTGCAGCTGACATTTCCAAACCAACCTAAAAATTAAcaactgaaacattaaattgttTGTCTATCAAAAGATTTACACCAATAGAAGATTAGTATGTATAGAACTATAAAAAGTTAAACAGTACATTtcggtcagtcagtaacaacgtagaactttgtacgtacgtacatgagtttgagttgccataccacattagcacggTACATTTAGCACTTTCAATTTTATTGCAATCCTCCTAGAAAGCAGGTGGATATCCCAGCAATCAAAACAAACTATAATCATAAACTATGTCTTCTGTATCTGAATTTAAATCACTGAGCAAATACAGAAACATACGTGGTGAGATTACGTTTGGTCACTGCTCAGAATAATGCTATTTCCCACTTTTTAAAATGATAGGTgcataaatgtttttttagaaACTAATACCACACCTTAACTATGGTAGTAAACTCTTCAAGGAAATGACAAAGCAATAACTACAAAGACAGTGTCCTTTGCACTTTTGCTGTAAAAATATCAAGTCGCATCAGCAAGCAGATGGCTATTGAAGGACCGATACTAAGTGGATATCCATTATTGTTTGCAATTCGATGTAAACATCACACATTTAAGCTCATGGCTATTCCgaataaaaatgtttacatcACCCTACTACACAAACCGGaattaaatttcaaaataagGGCTCAGAACAGTTCTCAGTAGCatatataaatatcataattaAACTTATCATTGTTGAAACGGAAATGTCCGCAAATAGCTGCTATTTCCTCACTAAAAATTCGTTGGTTGATGTTGACTGATAATTTTTTACTCATGACAAGCaatcatttatttgaaacatGGAACGCTGATTGCTAGTGACTTTAAAACTCACCTGGTACATATCTATGTAAAAAATCCTCGTTTTATTTATGAACCAGATGTTTTAGGAAGTTTATGTGGTAAGACTACCGAGTGACGTTTTATTTAATGCTAATAAATTATATTACCatcatgcccccaaatgccctggtacggccgagagtggggagagtccgctctccctcacgaaatactctcacacggccacgcgtatacagactctgctagggaagtcccactcattgccttctcacggcgggggtgttgtttacgaaaatgagagaacgaaaagcgaatgtccggcgcttcaaccggatcccaaaccaatggt from Schistosoma haematobium chromosome ZW, whole genome shotgun sequence includes:
- the EMC8_1 gene encoding ER membrane protein complex subunit 8 (EggNog:ENOG410V7ZU~COG:S), which codes for MSAAVHIGELAFLKMVLHAAKHPESSVNGILLSDQNCDSQIIITDYIPLFHSVINLTPMLETALYHVDSYCAAKGLQICGYFQANEYINCNTPTSIACKIGEKLAEKCGNVCLLTFKNDALHRLTGNYFTVFCKSDWKWNDTKYTFNPNVNKKLKEILHLKVHRQIVDFDDHLNDVNCDFLNLQLSKSLCV
- the EMC8_1 gene encoding ER membrane protein complex subunit 8, variant 2 (EggNog:ENOG410V7ZU~COG:S) codes for the protein MATQTHVGLEMSAAVHIGELAFLKMVLHAAKHPESSVNGILLSDQNCDSQIIITDYIPLFHSVINLTPMLETALYHVDSYCAAKGLQICGYFQANEYINCNTPTSIACKIGEKLAEKCGNVCLLTFKNDALHRLTGNYFTVFCKSDWKWNDTKYTFNPNVNKKLKEILHLKVHRQIVDFDDHLNDVNCDFLNLQLSKSLCV